A stretch of the Medicago truncatula cultivar Jemalong A17 chromosome 5, MtrunA17r5.0-ANR, whole genome shotgun sequence genome encodes the following:
- the LOC11410629 gene encoding AP-1 complex subunit mu-2 — protein sequence MSGAASALFLLDIKGRILVWRDYRGDVSAIEAERFFTKLIDKQADEQSQDPVVYDNGVTYMFIQHSNVYLVIAARQNCNAASLLFFLHRLVDVFKHYFEELEEESLRDNFVVVYELLDEIMDFGYPQYTEAKILSEFIKTDAYRMEVTQRPPMAVTNAVSWRSEGISYKKNEVFLDVVESVNILVNSNGQLIRSDVVGALKMRTFLSGMPECKLGLNDRVLLEAQGRTTKGKAIDLEDIKFHQCVRLARFENDRTISFIPPDGSFDLMTYRLSTQVKPLIWVEANVEKHSKSRIEIMVKARSQFKERSTATNVEIELPVPVDATNPNVRTSMGSASYAPEKDALIWKIRSFPGGKEYMLRAEFRLPSITDEEAAPERKAPIRVKFEIPYFTVSGIQVRYLKIIEKSGYQALPWVRYITMAGEYELRLI from the exons ATGTCAGGGGCAGCTTCTGCTCTGTTCCTCCTCGACATCAAAGGCCGCATCCTCGTCTGGCGTGACTACCGCGGCGACGTCTCCGCCATCGAAGCCGAACGTTTCTTCACCAAACTCATCGATAAACAG gctGATGAACAATCTCAAGATCCGGTTGTTTACGATAATGGTGTTACGTATATGTTTATTCAACATAGCAATGTTTATCTTGTGATCGCTGCGAGACAGAATTGTAATGCAGCTAGTCTTCTCTTCTTCTTGCATCGATTAGTTGAT GTGTTTAAGCATTATTTTGAAGAATTAGAAGAGGAATCCCTTAGAGATAACTTTGTTGTTGTG TATGAGCTACTTGATGAAATTATGGACTTTGGTTACCCTCAGTATACCGAGGCAAAGATTCTTAGTGAATTTATTAAGACCGATGCTTATAGAATGGAAGTTACTCAGAGACCTCCAATGGCTGTGACTAATGCTGTGTCTTGGCGAAGCGAAGGGATAAGTTACAAGAAAAATGAG GTTTTCTTGGATGTGGTGGAGAGTGTTAATATACTTGTCAATAGCAATGGACAGTTAATTAGATCTGACGTTGTTGGGGCGCTGAAGATGAGAACATTTTTGAG TGGTATGCCCGAGTGTAAACTTGGTTTAAATGATAGAGTGTTATTAGAGGCACAAGGCAGAACAACCAAGGGAAAAGCGATAGACTTGGAAGACATTAAATTTCATCA GTGTGTCCGGTTGGCTCGATTTGAAAATGATCGAACTATTTCTTTCATACCTCCTGATGGATCGTTCGATTTGATGACATACAGGCTCAGTACACAG GTTAAGCCTTTAATTTGGGTGGAAGCAAATGTTGAAAAGCACTCAAAGAGTCGGATTGAAATTATGGTAAAAGCTAGGAGTCAGTTTAAGGAACGTAG CACTGCCACCAATGTCGAGATTGAGTTGCCCGTTCCTGTTGATGCAACCAATCCTAATGTTCGAACGTCAATGGGATCTGCATCATATGCACCTGAAAAAGATGCATTGATCTGGAAAATTAGATCCTTCCCCGGAGGCAAG GAGTATATGTTAAGAGCAGAGTTTCGCCTTCCCAGTATAACAGATGAGGAAGCAGCTCCTGAAAGAAAAGCTCCTATACGCGTGAAATTTGAGATACCGTATTTTACTGTTTCTGGAATACAG GTAAGATATTTGAAGATTATTGAGAAGAGTGGGTATCAGGCTCTTCCATGGGTGAGATACATAACAATGGCGGGAGAGTATGAGCTAAGGCTTATTTAA